A region of Fibrobacter sp. UWP2 DNA encodes the following proteins:
- a CDS encoding CDP-glycerol glycerophosphotransferase family protein: MKIINDIKLAIKRIVNRTTAKDRKAIFFYPHKNCSIDGYDILNGESDNVLCLFNDMLRDPKFNDYHFFILYYHKDRLKSYKDYCKDFFPNRIHFVLNSDKVNKFKSLCRCYTIFTDSDYTKVEYKVSTQRTVCLNYFGGLIKNEFHRWENHGGFKKMLQEQVDMHRLYDYHLSISDICSKFIALDNCHYYSNFISLGFPRNDILFRDHSALRQQIEELVGFKFKKLITYVPTHRDYENRTREFYDASKATTRSIWGHVTAEELESLEKTLEDTDTLIIAKVHPIQDAMTNVISKESSKHILFYKDLVQNIRTSLNPLLAISDSIITDYTTTVYDFLYMDRPIIYYFYDIEEYRATRGFFIEPIESVCAGHITHNIDELQNAIRDIANGNDPEKQKRQFLRQLFIKDIDGNATKRIKDFFFTDPASR; encoded by the coding sequence ATGAAAATTATCAACGACATCAAGCTGGCAATCAAGAGAATCGTCAACAGGACGACCGCAAAAGACCGCAAAGCCATTTTCTTCTATCCGCACAAGAACTGCAGCATTGACGGTTACGACATTCTCAACGGCGAATCCGACAATGTCCTTTGCCTTTTCAACGACATGCTCCGGGATCCGAAATTCAACGATTACCATTTTTTCATTCTTTACTACCATAAGGACCGGCTGAAGTCTTACAAGGATTACTGCAAGGACTTTTTCCCCAACCGGATTCATTTCGTACTCAACAGCGACAAAGTAAACAAGTTCAAATCCCTTTGCCGGTGCTATACCATTTTTACCGACTCCGACTATACCAAAGTCGAGTACAAGGTTTCTACGCAACGGACCGTTTGCCTGAACTATTTCGGCGGGCTCATCAAGAACGAATTCCACCGTTGGGAAAACCACGGGGGATTCAAGAAAATGTTGCAGGAACAGGTGGACATGCATCGCCTATACGACTACCACCTCTCCATTTCCGATATCTGTTCCAAATTCATAGCCTTAGACAACTGTCACTATTATTCCAACTTCATATCCCTGGGCTTCCCGCGTAACGACATTTTGTTCAGGGACCATTCGGCGCTCCGCCAACAGATTGAAGAACTTGTAGGCTTCAAGTTCAAGAAACTGATTACCTATGTACCCACCCACCGGGATTACGAAAACCGCACCCGTGAATTTTACGACGCATCCAAAGCGACCACGCGTTCCATTTGGGGGCACGTGACCGCCGAAGAGCTCGAATCTCTCGAGAAAACGCTGGAAGATACCGACACCTTAATCATCGCGAAGGTCCACCCCATTCAGGATGCCATGACGAATGTCATCTCCAAGGAATCCAGCAAGCACATCCTGTTCTATAAGGACCTGGTTCAGAATATCAGGACAAGCCTAAACCCACTGCTCGCCATTTCCGACAGCATCATCACGGACTACACCACCACGGTTTACGATTTTCTATACATGGACCGTCCCATCATCTACTACTTCTATGACATAGAAGAGTATCGTGCGACCCGCGGATTCTTCATCGAACCCATCGAATCCGTCTGCGCCGGCCACATCACCCATAACATTGACGAGCTCCAAAACGCCATCCGCGACATTGCAAACGGGAACGACCCCGAAAAACAGAAGCGTCAGTTCTTGCGGCAACTGTTCATCAAGGACATCGACGGAAACGCGACAAAGAGAATCAAAGACTTTTTCTTTACAG